The Bacteroides ovatus genomic interval AAGGTACTTCACCGCGCAATCTTCTGTATACTGCCTCTTTTCCTATGTATAGCGTGTCCATTAACATATCTGCCAGTTGTCCTTTGAGCGGAAGCTTTTCCTTCATCGCTTCTATGAGGTTTGCATTTGGATTATTTGTCATCATAATAGTTCTAATAAATAATACTTTTCTATTATAAACATTTGTCAGTGGCAAGTTGTTTCGGAAATTGAAACTATTTAAATCTGCTTTTTTTTAAAATATCCTCTCCGAAAATTGTTTATTTTAAGCAAATCGGTTACATTTGTGACCATAAACAAAACGAAGAGACAGCGTCTCTTTAGTAAACAATAGAAATATTTAGAATGAAAAGAATATTGGTAAGTGGCGGAGCCGGTTTTATAGGCTCTCATCTCTGTACTCGGCTTATAAACGAAGGTCACGACGTGATATGCCTGGATAATTTTTTTACGGGTTCGAAAGATAATATCATTCACTTGATGGATAATCATCATTTTGAGGTGGTGAGGCATGATGTCACTTATCCTTATTCGGCTGAAGTAGATGAAATTTATAATTTGGCTTGTCCGGCATCTCCCATTCATTATCAACATGACCCGATTCAAACTGCCAAAACATCTGTGATGGGAGCCATTAATATGCTGGGATTGGCAATGAGACTGGATGCCAAGATTCTGCAAGCTTCTACGAGTGAGGTATATGGAGATCCAATCGTTCATCCGCAACCGGAAAGCTATTGGGGAAATGTGAATCCGGTAGGTTACCGGTCTTGCTATGATGAGGGAAAGCGTTGCGCAGAAACATTATTTATGGATTATCACCGTCAGAATAATGTGCGTGTGAAGATTATCCGTATTTTTAATACGTATGGTCCGCGAATGTTGCCGAATGACGGACGGGTTGTTTCTAATTTTATTCTTCAAGCGTTGAATAATGAAGATATAACAATATATGGTGATGGGAAGCAGACACGCAGCTTCCAGTATATTGATGATTTGATTGAAGGAATGATAAGAATGATGAATACGGAGGACGAGTTTACAGGTCCTATAAACCTGGGGAATCCGAATGAATTTCCGGTATTGGAATTGGCGGAAAGGATCATTAGTATGACCGGTTCATCTTCGAAGATTGTATTTAAGTCTTTACCGGATGATGATCCGAAGCAACGCCAACCGGATATTACATTGGCTAAAGAGAAACTGGGTTGGCAGCCTACTGTTGAACTTGAAGAGGGGCTGAAGCGTATGATTGAATATTTTAAAAATGTCTGAAGCATAAAAAAAGAAAATTATGAATATGGAAATTAATCCTTCTGAATATAAAGTCCTTATTGTGGACGATGTAATATCAAACGTCCTTTTATTAAAGGTACTTTTGACCAACGAGAAATTCAAAATTGTGACTGCCGGTAATGGAACACAGGCGTTGGAACAAGTGAAGAAGGAAAATCCGGATCTTGTATTACTGGATGTAATGATGCCGGATATCAGTGGCTTTGAGGTAGCTCAACAAATGAAAGCAGACCCCGAAATGGCTGAAATTCCCATTATCTTCCTGACTGCTCTAAATAGTACGGCGGATATCGTAAAAGGATTTCAGGTGGGTGGTAATGACTTTATTTCAAAGCCATTCAATAAAGAAGAATTGATTATTCGTGTGACGCACCAGATTTCGTTGGTTGCAGCGAAAAGAATCATTGTTGCACAAACGGAAGAGTTGCGTAAGACGATCATGGGACGCGACAAACTCTATTCTGTGATTGCACATGACTTGCGTTCACCAATGGGATCTATCAAGATGGTGCTGAATATGCTGATTCTGAATCTGCCAAGCGAAACAATTGGTGATGAGATGTATGAATTGCTGACAATGGCTAATCAGACAACAGAAGATGTATTCTCATTGCTTGATAATCTGCTGAAATGGACGAAGAGCCAGATTGGTAAACTGAAAGTGGTTTATCAGGATATTAATATGGTGGAAGTCGTAGAGGGCGTAAGTGAAATCTTTACGATGGTGGCCAGTCTGAAAAATATTAAGATAGTACAAGATGTGCCTGTAGAGAATGTGGCTGTTCGTGCTGATATTGACATGATTAAGACGGTGATTCGTAATTTAATCAGTAATGCGATTAAGTTTAGCAATGAAGGTTCGGAAGTAGTGGTGTCACTGGCAGAAGAAGACGGTATGGCAATCGTAAGTGTGAAAGACAGTGGTTGCGGTATTGATGACGAAAATCAGAAGAAGTTGCTGCATACCGATACTCATTTCAGTACCTTTGGTACAAACAATGAAGAAGGTTCGGGACTCGGATTGTTATTGTGTCAGGACTTTGTTGTCAAAAATGGCGGTAAACTTTGGTTTACTTCAAAGAAGGGAGACGGGTCTACATTTAGTTTCTCAATTCCATTGTTGGAGAAATAAGATAACTATAGATAATACGACTAGAAATAATAAGGGCACGGTTTGCATGAATATGTAAATTGTGCCCTTATTTAATTGGTATATTCTATTTTCGGTTTATCGTTTGCAGATAGCCTTAAAATCGCAATACGAACATTTTTTAGTATCTTCTGTCTGCGTAAAAGGCTCTTCTTCGCTGAATATTTCTTCTAATAATGTTTGCAGGCGTTCACGGAATTCATCTTCAAAGAAAGCGAAGTTGTTTACCGGTATTTTCGGTTTACGAGGTTCTCCCATTTCAATAACAGGCGAATAGTTTTCCGATGCTGCCCGGTGGATGTAGAGCAGAGCAGGAGCTACCATTAACGATTGTTGCCGGCTCATGATAGCAGCATACAGAAAAGTCTGGAAGATATAGTTCGGGCGTGTTTCCGATGGGGTGAACAGTTGCTCGATATTAGCAGGTATTTTAGGGCTTCCTCCTGTTTTGTAGTCAACAATCCGCAGGGTACTTTCTTTTGCATCCATACGGTCGATTGTGCCACCCAGACGGAGAGTGAACGGTCCTTGTCCTGTTTGTATAGTAATCTCTTCTGAAACTTTCTTTTCCATAGCGACCATTTCGAAAGGAGTATATTGAAGGTCGTTACGCAGCAATTGTTTCAGATAGGAAACAATTACTTTGGAGTTGATAAGTTGTATGCCGTTATATTCCGGTTTTTCTTCGGGAGAAACTTTGAATAATTCTTTTTTGAAGGCTTGGTCAACGTAGCTTTGTAGCTTCACGTCATTGCGTAATAAGCGTTCAAGATCTTCTTTCTGTATCGTTTTTCCGGTTGCAGTCAGGTCGGTGTATGCTAATTGGGCGGAGAGGTGGAAAATGGTTCCGAATAGAGCGGAATCAATTTCAGCACTCACTTCGTCCGGTGTTTTCAAGCCCGCTACATAGCGGTAGTAGAATCTCAACCGGCAATCCAGATAAGCATTAAGGGCGGAAGGAGAGAGAACCAGTGAATTTGGATGAGTGCTATCGTAAGCACGATAGATTCGTCTTAGTACTTCAGGTGTTTTTTCTACTCGTATCTCTTGGGTACTTTGCGGAGATTGTCCGGCTTCCAGATACTCGCGAGTGATATCATGTGGACCTTCTACAAGTAATTGCAGCATGAAGCGGGATTCTTCTCCACGGTTGAGACCGTCCGAAGAAGTATTGTAGAGTAGCGTGATATTCTCTGCCCGTTGTATCAGTCGATAAAAGTAGTAGGCATACACTGCATTTTTGTGTTCGATAGTGGTCATGCCAAATGCTTTCCGGAGATTATAGGGAATAAAAGAGGAATCTCCTCCGGATTTTGGAAGTTGTCCTTCGTTGAGAGACAATATAATGAGATTCCGGAAGTCCAGATTACGTGTTTCCAATACTCCCATGACTTGCATTCCGATAGCAGGTTCTCCGTGGAAAGGAATGTTAGAAGATGTCAGTACTTTGGTAATCAGTCGTTTCAGAGTATCGGTGCGTATATTTAGTTCTCCGCTTTCAATCAAACTGTAGAGACGGTTGATTTTGGTATGGCTTTGAAAGAGCGATTCTCTATATAGTTGATTGAAGATATCATTGTATTCTCCTTCTTTCCGATAAATGGTTGAAATGTTTTTGATTAATTCGATCAGATAATCGCATAGTTCTTTTATACCATTACGGGGAGTGAAGAGGGTAGTTAGAAAATCATCCTGTTTAAGTTCTGACGGAAGTGGATAAAAACGGTTTGTTTGGGTCAGTTCACGTTCCAGGGGACCGGCATGGGATGATAATTGCTGGGTATAGGGATGCTTCAATATGGCGGATACTGCCTCGTAAGTGAATCGGCCGGTATCGGAGCGGTAACCATTGGTTTGCAGTTCCATTACGGCATTGATAAAGCTATAAACAGGAGTTTGAGCCAATGGGAATCCCATGGTGATATTGACATTCTTCACTTCCTGCGGAATGGAATGAAGTACGGGAAGCAACAGAGCTTCATTACAAAGCACTACAGCATTTTCTTTTTCCTTTTCTACGGTAATTTGTGAATGATCGTTTGTTATCGCCTTAATCCATCCGGGAAGGAAACGTGCTTGGGCATTCTCGGTAGAAGCGGAAATATAACGTATTTTCTTCGGTTCTTTAAAGGTGTTGAAAAAGCTTTCCGGGAGTTCGTTCGGAAATTCCTCGAGATTACGTTTCAGGAATTCTCCGGCCTCATGTTTTTTGATTTGTTGGGTGTAGAAGATATCATAGTCCCAATAGAAGAGTGCCTTGCCCGCATCTTTCAGTTTTCTGAAAAAGTCACTTTCTACTTTGTTCAAAACATTGAACCCGACAAATATGTATTTGTCGTATTTGAGTTGGTCGGTATCGAGTTGTTCGATCACGTTCCGGTAGAGCATGCCTTCGTAAGCAATGCCTAACTCTGTCAGGTTCGCACGGTAACGATGGTAGATAGTACCTAGCTTGTCCCAAAGGGAAATAAATTTTTCTTTTAGTTCGGTCCGTTTTTCAATGGAGAAATTCTGAAAAAACTGTTGTATGGCTTCTTCCTGCTCTTTGTCAAGGAATTCATAGTCATCCATCAGATTTTTCAAATCTTGTAGATTGCTGAATAATTTGTCGGCATCGACCATATTCTTATCTACATCATCAAAATCACTAATCAACAATTCGCCCCAGAAGTAGAAATCGTCCAATGTTTCCTGACTCCGTGTTTCCTCTTTGAACACTTTATAAAGTTCGCAGACCAATCGAATAGGATCGCCGCTTTTCTGTACGGATAGTTTCTGAAACAGGTCGCTGATACTCATGGCAGCTGGTGACCAGATCGGTTTATCGGATTCTCCTGCTAAATATTCATTGAAGAACAAGTTAGCACGTTTATTAGGGAAAACGAGTACCGTACGTGACAGGTCGTTTCCTATCTTGGTATATAAATCATGAGCGACTAGTTGGAGAAATGATTGCATATTGATTAAACTATTTTCTGATTCTTGTATTTATTGTAATCGGAACATAACAGGTACGGTGAAATAAACAGCAACTTTAGTACCATCTTCCAGTTCTCCCGGTTTCCATTTAGGCATTTGATTAATGACGCGTAAAGCTTCTTTATCCAGATAAGGATCTACGCCACGTAAAACTTTTGGTTTGACTATATTTCCTTCTTTATCAACGATGAACTGAATAATAGTACGCCCCTGTACACCATTACCTTCTGTTCCTGTATTAGGGTATTGAATCTTTTTTGCAAGAAATTCCATGAGAGCTTGCTGGCCTTCAGGAAAATCGGGCATAACAGGTACTTTCTCGTAAACGTCAGGATAGTTTATACGAGTATAAGTGATTCTCAATTCCGGGCCATACATCGCACTGAATGAAAGCATCAGATTGTATGTCACTTGTACTGTCTCATTTGCCAATATGCCGGGTGTCCAACGAGGAATGAGAGACATGACCCTTAATATTTCAGCTTCAACTTTGGGGTGTATCTTGCGGGTAATCTTAGGGTTGATAACTTGTCCGTCATAATCTATAGTGAATTTTACATCAGTGTATGTATTATTAGCAATACTATCTATTTCTGAATAACGAAGATTTTCTTTCAGAAATTCTATAAATTTTTCTGTTCCTCCGGGAAATTCCGGTAGCTTTTCCGGACCATAAAAGGGGGCTTCCCCTTTCATGTCTTTTTCTTGTATCAGGCTGTCAGCAGTAATGGTCCAATTCATTTTAGGGCATTGCAGTGTTTCTGCGTCCAATGAAGTAGGAGGTATTATTGTAAGTATACCAGTTGATAGTCCAAACAGAGTGATGGCCTTACCTACACGGCGTTTTCGTTCAAGCTGTTGCTCCAAATATCGAACTTCAGCTTCGCATTTGGGGCAAGTACCCAAACAATCTCCCTGATACTGACATTCAGAGGTAATGAATTCAATATCATTCGCTTCGGCTATCTGCTGACGAATCTCTTTTAAGATTTTACAGGTTTGTTTTCCTCTTGCCATGGCATTAATCATTAGGGGTTTTATAGGTGAATCGGTCGAATTGGGTGATTCCCATTTCTTTCAAAAGTTCTATGCTTTGGTCAATATCCTTCTCCGTATTATAGGAAGGGATGAGTGGTGTCCGGATAACGATTTGCTTGGCTTTGTCTTTCCCGATTAAATATCGCAAATTACTTAAGACGTTTTCATTATTCTTTCCGGTATATCGCTGATAGATGTTATTATTCATATCTTTGATGTCGACTATGTAATTGTCTATAATAGAAATCAGTTCTTCTACATTCTGTTGCGGAACATTGAGAGAGGTTTCGACAGTGATTCTCCATTCTGGGCCACAGAGTTGGCGGAATTGCCTGATAAATTCGCTTTGTAACAAAGGTTCTCCACCGCCAAATGTGACTCCTCCGCAACTCGCCAGGAAATAAAGTTCATCTTTGCGTACTTCCTCGTAGAGCTGGTTACAATCATAGCTCTCCCAAACACCATCGGGCTGCAAAGATGTCGGATTGAGACAATATTTGCAACGCAACGGACAGCCATGGAAAGCAACTAATGTTGTAACTCCTTCACCGTCAATCGTTAGTCGATGGCGGGCAATGCCGATGAGAGGAACAGCTTTCATACTTTTTCTATTTTTTCTTCATCCACATACCACAAGTAGCCGGTGATATTTTTATATCCCATCTTGGTAAGAAGTTGCATATATCCTTTCACTTGTTTGTTATATTTAGGATTTTCCTTACCAAACTTGAAATCGACTACAACAACCTGATCGTCCTTCATCATTACACGATCCGGACGACGGGTTTGCAGAACTCCTTTTTCTTTATAGATAATAGCACATTCATTAAAGAGTGTCCATTTTCCGGAATACCAATCTTGAATTTCAGGAGAAGAAAAAGCTTTCTTTGCAACTTCACGAGCCACTTTTTCTTTCTCATCATTTCTGATAACTCCTTCAAAAATAAGCCGTTCAATGGCTGGATCGATATCTTCTGCAGTTTCGATGACAGAAAATAAAGTATGTAACATACGTCCGCGGTTGATAAAGCGGTCGTCCGAATCTTCTTCTTCAATGCCCTGAATGAAGTCAGCAGAGCGGTTGGACTGACGAAATTCAATATCATGCCGCATGGATTCCATCCGAATAGGGAGTTTCTCTGGTTTCTGGGTTAGCTTGTTTGTGGATGTCTTGATTCTTTCTTTTTCGGAAGAGCATAGTTGTCCTTGCTCGTAACAGTCTTCTTCCCAGTCAATCCCTTCTTCTTGGGCTACTATCGGTAGGGTGTTTGCCAATAGTTCGGACATGGTACCTTTTTGACTTTTTCTACTCCAGATAATGAGATTTTTTCCAGCGCGGGTAAAAGCAACGTATAGTAGATTGAGATTATCTACCCAAAGTTGAAGACGTTCTTGCAGGTAGTCGTTACCATAAATCGATTCAGCCATTTGGGTGGAATAGTTAATAGGAAGAATATCCAATGTATTGAATGGTGCTGTTTGCGGGGCACACCATACTAGCTGATTATTGGTTTCATTCTCCAGTTTCCAGTCGCAGAAAGGAAGGAGTACGGTATGGAATTCCAATCCTTTGGATTTGTGTATGGAGAAAATCCGGATACCTTCTACTTCTCCACTCGGAATTGTTTTACTGCATAATGTTTCGTCCCAATACCGGATGAATCCGTCTAGCTCGGAAGAGTTGCTTTGCAGATAATCGGTCACCGCATCAAAGAAAGCGAATAAATAAGCATCCTGATCTTTGATAAGATTCATCTCGAATATGCTGAAAAGTTCTTCTAAAAGCTCATAAAGAGGCATTAGCCTTAGTTCCTTTGTCTTTTCAAGAAAAGCGGCGGGAAGATAATTCTCGGCAGGGAGGAGTAGGAGAGTATTCCAATCCAGTCCTTTCTGTAAAACCTCGTTTTGATAGGCTACGGCCAGTTGGGCACGTGCTATTTTATTATTTTCATCGGAAAGGAATCGCAGTGCATCCAGCATCATACAAATGGCAAGAGAGGCGTCAAGGCGGAAGGCTTCGTCTGATACCACTTTATAGTGTAGCTCCTTATCGAAGTAGTCGGCGATTCGGGGAATACTTTTATTTTTTCGTACCAGGATGGCTATATCATTCAGTCGTACTCCGGAGGTGAGGAGATGTTGCACTTCTTCTCCCAGACTGATTAATGTCTGTTCGGTATAACCATGTTCTTCGTCGGGTTCGAGAAAAGAGACTTTTACATATCCTTTTTCTGTACTTCGGGGAGATTCCTGCAAAACGTCGGCATAGGCTTTCTGCAGATCCTCACAATCCTTGCCTAACTGTTGCTTATATACTCCGTTCAGATAGTTGGCGGCAGCTGTGAAGATTTGGTTATTAAACCGGATAACATTGGTTTCACTTCTCCGGTTGGTAGCTAATGTCTTGACGCGGATCGGGAAATGTTCGATGTGATTATTCAGGCTGTTGAGAATTCCCCAATCGCCATTTCGCCAACGATAAATGGATTGTTTAACGTCTCCTACAATCAAACTGTCTGCTCCTTGAGACAATCCTTCCAGTAAGAGCAATTTGAAATTTCCCCATTGCATCCGGCTGGTATCCTGAAACTCATCTATCATGACGTTATGGATATTCGTTCCTATCTTTTCGAATACAAAAGAGGAGTCACCGTCTTTCACCAGTTGATGGAGCAGGGCATTCGTATCTGATAATAGAAAACGATTGTTGTCGTGATTCAACTGACGTACTTCTTCATCGATATTGGCGAGGAGTTGCACTTTGTTGAGATGTTGCAGGGATAATCGGCAACTATTCAGTAACAAATTATTCTTGGAACGTAACTTTTCAGCATCTTCCAGAATTTGCATGAGACTAGAGTTGGCTAAATTAATGATGTCCGCGTAGCGGGGAGAAGTCTTGGTTGCCCAGTTCTTTGCGTCTTCCAGACATTTTTCTACTGTAGCATTACGGATATCATTGCCTAAAATACCATTATTAAGTTTACGAAAATAACTTCCGATTCCGCGTGAACCGTTTTTCAGATCATCAGCAGTCAGTGCGTGTCCATCCAGTTCTCCTTCGAATTGGTCGTAGAATCCTTTCATTTGCTCCAGAATTTCCGTTTCCAGCGCTTTCAGTTGCTTGCGATACTCTTTGATGGTATCAGGGTTTCGTAACCGTTGCCGGAGTCCTTCTCCCTTTTCAATATAACCTTCATCGAAAATATTGCGTCCGAAACTTTTTACTTCGTCCGATACGTTCCAACGTTTATCGTCGGCAATCCGCTCGTTGATATAATCGAGCAACCATGCGAGGACGGGAGAAGTGGGTCCTAGTTTCTCAATCATGCTATCTACAGCGTCGCTAAGAACTTCGGTGTTATTTAACTCGATATTCAGATTCGGGCTAAGTTCCAGTTCCCGTGCGAGATTGCGCATGACAGATTGAAAAAATGAGTCGATAGTCTCTACCCTGAACCGGCTGTAATCATGCAGCATATAGCTAAGGGCGACGCCTGCCGCTTCCCGTATCTCCTGTTCGGTTTTTCCTGTCTCTTCTTTAATTCGGTTGAGATAGGCTTCGGAATCTTTATCGCCTATCTGTATGCCGTAAAGCTGACTAAGAATACGTTCTTTCATTTCTGCTGTTGCTTTATTGGTAAAGGTGACAGCGAGAATTTGCCGGTAGGCGCGGGGATTGAGAATTAACAGTTTGATATATTCCACTGCTAAGGTAAATGTCTTACCCGAACCTGCGGAGGCTTTATAGACTAAAAGTTCACTCATGTTTCTGTTTATGGGATATATTCGATTTTAGCAACAATGACCCGTATGTCCTCCGGTTCTTTCCCTGCCTTTACCAATGCCTGATGAAAGTTTTTGGGGAAGAACATGAAGAATGTATCCGGAGTGGAATCTACATATTTTATTTTCTTGGCTTTGTAGAAAGTAACATCCGGTTTGTATTCGGTGATAGGCTCTGCATATTCTGCTGAAGTAATTCCGAAACGTTCGGTGCCTTTTACTACATATTGCAGATCAATGCCGTGGCGGTGTGCTTCGATTTTACGTTTACTGACATCTTGCGTTGTTGCATCCTGTACATTGATGTAACAATGTTCGCCATCCACTTCGTATCGTCCGGCAGGCATATTCACAAGGTCGTGGGTAGCTAGCCATTGGAAAGTCTTGTCCCATACTTTCTTGTTCTTATGATATTGTGACGCAAATTCCTGATAATCGGTCGTTTTATGAGGCATTGCCTTCAATCCGTTCGCCCATTCTTGTTTTTGTGTCCATTGACGGGCTTGTTTAAGAGTCCAGTTATCAGCGGATTCTTGTGAACACACGTTTTCAGTGAAGAAGAAAAGAAGAAGTCCGATAAACAGGCTTGAACTACTAAATACGAATTTTGATTTCATGATTGTTCGAAAAAATTAGGTCCGAAAATAAGTATGAATAAGGGTAGATAGTCTTTTAAAGCTACTCGCAATAACTTTAAGGCTTGTCCAATCCTGTAATTAATCGTTTGTGGAGATACATTCAGCTTCTCGGCAATTTCTTTATGCGTCAGATGTTGATTGCGGTTCATCTCGTAAGCTTCGAGATATTCTTTCGGAAGTTTTTTTAGTGCTTCTTCATATAAACGGAAAAGCTCATCACTCAAATAGAAGTCCGGGTTATTGAACTCACTATCATATTTATCAACGATTTCCTGATGAACTTTTCGTTTGATCTCAAAATGGGAAAGACGGTTGAGAGCTTTGTTCTTGACAATCGTAAAAAGAAGTGTTTTGAGTGTCAGCTCTTCCATAAGAGTGCAACGATTTTCCCACAGCCACATCATCGTTTCTTGTACAATCTCCTCTATTTCTTCCTGCTCACCTACATACTGGGAACAAAAAGCACATAGCCTACGGAAATAATGTCTGTAGACGACGTCAAAAACTTTTTCTTCTCCTGCTTTTAGGGCAGTGATAACGGACTTATTATTATTAATATCCAAATATATCGGAGATTGTGACATTCTCTTTTAATTTATGTAAGACAAAAATAATGAAAGAAGTAGATAAATGAAATAAAAATGCGAGAAAAAATATTTTTTTCTTTTTCTCTTTAGTATATTTGTACTCACAACTGTATTACTACAAAGGTATTATAGTTTTTTTTGTAAAAAGATAAAAGAGCATGGATGAAACTATCTTGGTGAATTACCTGCAAGGCGAATGTAATGATGAAGAAGCTGCCCGGGTGGAAGCTTGGTGCGAGGAAGGACCGGAAAACCGGAAAGCTTTGGAGCAACTTTATTACACTCTTTTTGTAGGTGAGCGTATAGCGGTAATGAATACTGTAGATACAGAGGCGTCATTGGATCAATTTAAATCAGCTATCAGAGAAAAGGAGAAAAAAGCTAAGCGGAAAAGTATATCGATCCGTTGGGGACGTTATGCAACTGTGGCGGCTGCTTTTCTTACCGGACTCGTTTTTGCCGGTGGAATTGCCTGGGGATTACTTTCTAATAAGCTTTCGGATTATGAGGTGATAACTGCTGCCGGACAGAGAGCGCAGACTGTGTTGCCGGATGGTAGTAAGGTATGGCTGAATGCATCTTCAAAAATCGTTTATCATAATTCTTTCTGGAGTTCGGATCGTCAAATCGATTTGTCGGGCGAAGCCTATTTTGAAGTGTCTCATGATAAACATGCTCCATTTATAGTAAATAGTAAGCAAATCAAGACTTGTGTGCTTGGTACGAAATTTAATGTGCGTGCACGCCAAGATGAGAATAGGGTAGTGACTACCTT includes:
- a CDS encoding UDP-glucuronic acid decarboxylase family protein; this encodes MKRILVSGGAGFIGSHLCTRLINEGHDVICLDNFFTGSKDNIIHLMDNHHFEVVRHDVTYPYSAEVDEIYNLACPASPIHYQHDPIQTAKTSVMGAINMLGLAMRLDAKILQASTSEVYGDPIVHPQPESYWGNVNPVGYRSCYDEGKRCAETLFMDYHRQNNVRVKIIRIFNTYGPRMLPNDGRVVSNFILQALNNEDITIYGDGKQTRSFQYIDDLIEGMIRMMNTEDEFTGPINLGNPNEFPVLELAERIISMTGSSSKIVFKSLPDDDPKQRQPDITLAKEKLGWQPTVELEEGLKRMIEYFKNV
- a CDS encoding hybrid sensor histidine kinase/response regulator produces the protein MNMEINPSEYKVLIVDDVISNVLLLKVLLTNEKFKIVTAGNGTQALEQVKKENPDLVLLDVMMPDISGFEVAQQMKADPEMAEIPIIFLTALNSTADIVKGFQVGGNDFISKPFNKEELIIRVTHQISLVAAKRIIVAQTEELRKTIMGRDKLYSVIAHDLRSPMGSIKMVLNMLILNLPSETIGDEMYELLTMANQTTEDVFSLLDNLLKWTKSQIGKLKVVYQDINMVEVVEGVSEIFTMVASLKNIKIVQDVPVENVAVRADIDMIKTVIRNLISNAIKFSNEGSEVVVSLAEEDGMAIVSVKDSGCGIDDENQKKLLHTDTHFSTFGTNNEEGSGLGLLLCQDFVVKNGGKLWFTSKKGDGSTFSFSIPLLEK
- a CDS encoding PD-(D/E)XK nuclease family protein — encoded protein: MQSFLQLVAHDLYTKIGNDLSRTVLVFPNKRANLFFNEYLAGESDKPIWSPAAMSISDLFQKLSVQKSGDPIRLVCELYKVFKEETRSQETLDDFYFWGELLISDFDDVDKNMVDADKLFSNLQDLKNLMDDYEFLDKEQEEAIQQFFQNFSIEKRTELKEKFISLWDKLGTIYHRYRANLTELGIAYEGMLYRNVIEQLDTDQLKYDKYIFVGFNVLNKVESDFFRKLKDAGKALFYWDYDIFYTQQIKKHEAGEFLKRNLEEFPNELPESFFNTFKEPKKIRYISASTENAQARFLPGWIKAITNDHSQITVEKEKENAVVLCNEALLLPVLHSIPQEVKNVNITMGFPLAQTPVYSFINAVMELQTNGYRSDTGRFTYEAVSAILKHPYTQQLSSHAGPLERELTQTNRFYPLPSELKQDDFLTTLFTPRNGIKELCDYLIELIKNISTIYRKEGEYNDIFNQLYRESLFQSHTKINRLYSLIESGELNIRTDTLKRLITKVLTSSNIPFHGEPAIGMQVMGVLETRNLDFRNLIILSLNEGQLPKSGGDSSFIPYNLRKAFGMTTIEHKNAVYAYYFYRLIQRAENITLLYNTSSDGLNRGEESRFMLQLLVEGPHDITREYLEAGQSPQSTQEIRVEKTPEVLRRIYRAYDSTHPNSLVLSPSALNAYLDCRLRFYYRYVAGLKTPDEVSAEIDSALFGTIFHLSAQLAYTDLTATGKTIQKEDLERLLRNDVKLQSYVDQAFKKELFKVSPEEKPEYNGIQLINSKVIVSYLKQLLRNDLQYTPFEMVAMEKKVSEEITIQTGQGPFTLRLGGTIDRMDAKESTLRIVDYKTGGSPKIPANIEQLFTPSETRPNYIFQTFLYAAIMSRQQSLMVAPALLYIHRAASENYSPVIEMGEPRKPKIPVNNFAFFEDEFRERLQTLLEEIFSEEEPFTQTEDTKKCSYCDFKAICKR
- a CDS encoding energy transducer TonB, producing MARGKQTCKILKEIRQQIAEANDIEFITSECQYQGDCLGTCPKCEAEVRYLEQQLERKRRVGKAITLFGLSTGILTIIPPTSLDAETLQCPKMNWTITADSLIQEKDMKGEAPFYGPEKLPEFPGGTEKFIEFLKENLRYSEIDSIANNTYTDVKFTIDYDGQVINPKITRKIHPKVEAEILRVMSLIPRWTPGILANETVQVTYNLMLSFSAMYGPELRITYTRINYPDVYEKVPVMPDFPEGQQALMEFLAKKIQYPNTGTEGNGVQGRTIIQFIVDKEGNIVKPKVLRGVDPYLDKEALRVINQMPKWKPGELEDGTKVAVYFTVPVMFRLQ
- a CDS encoding radical SAM protein, whose protein sequence is MKAVPLIGIARHRLTIDGEGVTTLVAFHGCPLRCKYCLNPTSLQPDGVWESYDCNQLYEEVRKDELYFLASCGGVTFGGGEPLLQSEFIRQFRQLCGPEWRITVETSLNVPQQNVEELISIIDNYIVDIKDMNNNIYQRYTGKNNENVLSNLRYLIGKDKAKQIVIRTPLIPSYNTEKDIDQSIELLKEMGITQFDRFTYKTPND
- a CDS encoding UvrD-helicase domain-containing protein, giving the protein MSELLVYKASAGSGKTFTLAVEYIKLLILNPRAYRQILAVTFTNKATAEMKERILSQLYGIQIGDKDSEAYLNRIKEETGKTEQEIREAAGVALSYMLHDYSRFRVETIDSFFQSVMRNLARELELSPNLNIELNNTEVLSDAVDSMIEKLGPTSPVLAWLLDYINERIADDKRWNVSDEVKSFGRNIFDEGYIEKGEGLRQRLRNPDTIKEYRKQLKALETEILEQMKGFYDQFEGELDGHALTADDLKNGSRGIGSYFRKLNNGILGNDIRNATVEKCLEDAKNWATKTSPRYADIINLANSSLMQILEDAEKLRSKNNLLLNSCRLSLQHLNKVQLLANIDEEVRQLNHDNNRFLLSDTNALLHQLVKDGDSSFVFEKIGTNIHNVMIDEFQDTSRMQWGNFKLLLLEGLSQGADSLIVGDVKQSIYRWRNGDWGILNSLNNHIEHFPIRVKTLATNRRSETNVIRFNNQIFTAAANYLNGVYKQQLGKDCEDLQKAYADVLQESPRSTEKGYVKVSFLEPDEEHGYTEQTLISLGEEVQHLLTSGVRLNDIAILVRKNKSIPRIADYFDKELHYKVVSDEAFRLDASLAICMMLDALRFLSDENNKIARAQLAVAYQNEVLQKGLDWNTLLLLPAENYLPAAFLEKTKELRLMPLYELLEELFSIFEMNLIKDQDAYLFAFFDAVTDYLQSNSSELDGFIRYWDETLCSKTIPSGEVEGIRIFSIHKSKGLEFHTVLLPFCDWKLENETNNQLVWCAPQTAPFNTLDILPINYSTQMAESIYGNDYLQERLQLWVDNLNLLYVAFTRAGKNLIIWSRKSQKGTMSELLANTLPIVAQEEGIDWEEDCYEQGQLCSSEKERIKTSTNKLTQKPEKLPIRMESMRHDIEFRQSNRSADFIQGIEEEDSDDRFINRGRMLHTLFSVIETAEDIDPAIERLIFEGVIRNDEKEKVAREVAKKAFSSPEIQDWYSGKWTLFNECAIIYKEKGVLQTRRPDRVMMKDDQVVVVDFKFGKENPKYNKQVKGYMQLLTKMGYKNITGYLWYVDEEKIEKV